The Planktothrix tepida PCC 9214 genome has a segment encoding these proteins:
- a CDS encoding putative 2-dehydropantoate 2-reductase: protein MATRSYAIIGTGAVGGFYGAKLQKAGLEVHFLLNRDYEFVRTQGLKIDSLEGNFTLPQVQAYNDVHQMPPCDVVIVALKTTHNYLLPQLLPPIVKPDGVVLLLQNGLNVEPQIAEIVGEKRVMGGLCFICSNKVGPGHIQHIDYSAVHLGEYQAQYQPGGISERMQEIGRDFQQANIPVELTEDLMLSRWKKLVWNIPYNGLSVVLDARTDEIMANPETRLLAEELMGEVVAIASSYNRHLPKNYIELMLDHTDKMKPYLTSMKLDYDAHRPLELEAIVGNPLQAAIAQGVDVPKITMLYQQLKFLDARNQTILR from the coding sequence ATGGCAACTCGAAGCTATGCAATTATTGGTACAGGTGCAGTCGGAGGGTTTTACGGTGCGAAACTTCAAAAAGCGGGTCTGGAAGTTCATTTTCTCCTAAATCGAGATTATGAATTTGTCCGTACACAAGGTTTAAAAATTGACTCTTTAGAGGGGAATTTTACCCTGCCCCAAGTTCAGGCCTATAATGATGTTCATCAAATGCCTCCCTGTGATGTTGTGATTGTTGCTTTAAAAACGACTCACAATTATTTATTACCTCAACTATTGCCACCCATTGTTAAACCCGATGGAGTTGTTTTACTCTTACAAAATGGACTCAATGTTGAACCTCAAATTGCTGAAATCGTTGGGGAAAAACGAGTGATGGGGGGACTTTGTTTTATTTGTTCTAATAAAGTCGGGCCTGGACATATTCAGCATATTGATTATAGTGCGGTTCATTTAGGAGAATATCAAGCTCAATATCAACCCGGAGGAATTTCCGAGCGTATGCAAGAGATTGGAAGAGATTTTCAGCAAGCTAATATTCCGGTGGAACTGACAGAAGATTTAATGTTATCTCGATGGAAAAAATTAGTCTGGAATATTCCTTATAATGGTCTTTCAGTGGTGTTAGATGCCAGAACCGATGAAATCATGGCAAACCCAGAAACTCGTCTTTTAGCAGAAGAATTAATGGGAGAAGTCGTGGCGATCGCTTCTAGTTATAATCGCCATCTTCCTAAAAATTATATTGAATTGATGCTCGATCATACGGATAAAATGAAGCCTTATTTAACCAGTATGAAGTTAGATTATGACGCTCATCGTCCTTTAGAACTGGAAGCTATTGTTGGAAATCCTTTACAAGCTGCTATTGCTCAGGGTGTTGATGTTCCTAAAATTACGATGCTCTATCAACAGTTAAAATTTTTAGATGCCCGAAATCAAACTATCCTCCGATAG
- a CDS encoding hemopexin repeat-containing protein, with product MTYIYSRIVRFQDTDAAGVVYFTNILAMCHEAYEASLTTAEIDIKNFFINPDSAIPVVHATVDFRFPLYCGDHILIESTPELINETSFKIQYKVVLKSSDQLIAQGSTKHICIDPKTRQRKHLPAEILNWLDLGKARFLMADLDTVVIWRDGNAYFFKGNQYINYNLAHHCIESGYPKKIQQGIGASFPESFHQGIDAGLLWNNGKAFLFKGNEYLRFDLYQNRVEPGYPQKLNSGNWLGWPSHFYQGIDAAVLWNNGKAYFFKGDEYIQYDIYKEMTDRGYPKKIKDGLGKEWPLKFTEGIDAAVTLNYQKAFLFKEDQYIVYDINLGSIEPGHPKKINETWSIFYCKPR from the coding sequence ATGACTTATATCTACAGTCGAATCGTTCGTTTTCAAGATACGGATGCTGCGGGTGTGGTTTATTTTACCAATATTTTGGCGATGTGTCATGAAGCTTATGAAGCCTCTCTAACAACGGCTGAAATTGATATTAAAAATTTTTTTATTAATCCTGATTCTGCTATTCCTGTTGTTCATGCAACAGTTGATTTCCGCTTTCCTTTATATTGTGGAGATCACATTTTAATTGAATCAACCCCTGAATTGATTAATGAAACTTCTTTCAAAATACAATATAAAGTTGTCTTGAAATCTTCTGATCAATTAATTGCTCAAGGATCAACGAAACATATCTGTATTGATCCAAAAACTCGTCAACGCAAACATTTACCAGCAGAAATTCTTAACTGGTTAGATTTGGGAAAAGCTCGGTTTTTGATGGCGGATTTAGATACAGTTGTAATTTGGCGAGATGGAAATGCTTATTTTTTCAAAGGCAATCAGTATATTAATTATAATTTAGCCCACCACTGTATTGAATCAGGATACCCTAAAAAAATTCAACAGGGAATCGGAGCTAGTTTTCCAGAGTCCTTTCATCAGGGAATTGATGCGGGTTTACTCTGGAATAATGGCAAAGCATTTTTATTTAAAGGAAATGAATATCTTCGCTTTGATTTATATCAAAATCGGGTAGAACCGGGTTATCCTCAAAAATTAAATAGTGGGAATTGGTTGGGATGGCCTAGTCATTTTTATCAAGGAATTGATGCTGCTGTTTTATGGAATAATGGAAAAGCTTATTTTTTTAAAGGGGATGAATATATACAATATGATATTTATAAAGAAATGACAGATCGAGGTTATCCCAAGAAGATTAAAGACGGATTAGGAAAAGAATGGCCTTTGAAATTTACGGAAGGGATTGATGCAGCCGTAACACTTAATTATCAGAAAGCCTTTTTATTTAAAGAAGATCAATATATTGTCTATGATATTAATCTAGGCTCTATTGAGCCAGGTCATCCTAAAAAAATCAATGAAACTTGGTCAATTTTTTATTGTAAACCTCGTTAA
- a CDS encoding sensor histidine kinase encodes MFDRLSIRQKIGWGYGLVIGVVLVGVTTAFLIETASQKPLRTQLQIDQEKATVLDGLSQSLLQLKHNQDNLVQFLSNSQDMEKVERGVSALRSTLFVMNNQLQQLQNIPETTDNEVQQDYQLLQDLTQRYKERLNNYSSPFEKLIQITERPNLNPKILQSVQKSLIDLNRSAGITQVYPLYSETTQLENRFRKRAENAIQAYDKISVLSNQIIIVTLLISGGLAIILAIGIGRMIAFPLETMIKVAEQVSEESDFALQAPVTSSDELGALTLSLNHLIQRVAEYTEELQKAKMAAEAANRSKSVFLANMSHELRTPLNAIIGYSEMLHDESEDLGYTDFLPDLERIQTAGKHLRDMISDILDISKIEAGHVTLYLENFPVDKLVEDVITTAKPLAEKNNNVLKVKAKSNIGTMYADMPKVRQILLNLLSNASKFTEKGTIYLIIERTQEKPPISEDDELMYGLIANSPQYLVFRVRDTGIGMTEEQLQQIFKPFIQADASTTKRFGGTGLGLAISQRLCQILGGVITVESQINKGSIFSVWLPVHVKG; translated from the coding sequence ATGTTTGATCGTCTAAGCATTCGGCAAAAAATTGGCTGGGGTTATGGATTAGTGATTGGGGTAGTGCTGGTTGGCGTAACCACAGCATTTTTAATTGAAACCGCTTCTCAAAAACCTCTGCGAACCCAATTGCAAATTGATCAGGAGAAAGCAACGGTTCTTGATGGACTCAGCCAAAGTCTTCTACAGTTAAAGCATAATCAAGATAATTTAGTCCAATTCCTCAGCAATAGCCAGGATATGGAAAAAGTTGAACGAGGGGTTTCAGCCTTGCGTTCTACTCTTTTTGTGATGAATAATCAGCTTCAACAACTTCAAAATATTCCTGAAACTACAGATAACGAGGTTCAACAGGATTATCAACTCTTACAAGACTTAACTCAACGCTATAAAGAACGACTCAATAACTATTCATCCCCGTTTGAAAAACTCATTCAAATCACAGAAAGACCTAACCTTAATCCTAAAATTTTGCAATCCGTTCAAAAATCTTTGATTGATTTGAATCGGAGTGCCGGAATTACCCAAGTTTATCCCCTTTATTCAGAAACAACTCAACTTGAAAATAGATTTCGGAAACGAGCCGAAAATGCAATCCAAGCTTATGATAAAATCAGTGTTTTAAGCAATCAAATTATTATCGTTACTTTATTAATATCTGGGGGATTAGCAATCATATTAGCCATTGGTATTGGTCGAATGATTGCCTTTCCTTTGGAAACAATGATTAAAGTCGCCGAGCAAGTGAGTGAAGAATCGGATTTTGCCTTACAAGCTCCCGTGACCAGTTCCGATGAATTGGGAGCATTAACGCTATCTTTAAATCATTTAATTCAACGGGTTGCTGAGTATACGGAAGAATTGCAAAAAGCAAAAATGGCGGCGGAAGCTGCCAACCGTTCTAAGAGTGTCTTTTTAGCCAATATGAGTCATGAATTAAGAACCCCTTTAAATGCGATTATTGGCTATAGTGAAATGCTTCATGATGAATCTGAAGATTTGGGATATACAGACTTTTTACCTGACCTAGAACGAATTCAAACCGCCGGAAAGCATCTGCGGGATATGATTAGTGATATTTTAGATATTTCTAAAATTGAAGCGGGTCATGTCACCCTATATTTAGAAAATTTCCCCGTTGATAAATTGGTAGAAGATGTGATTACAACGGCTAAACCCTTAGCCGAAAAAAATAATAATGTTTTGAAAGTTAAGGCTAAATCTAATATTGGAACGATGTATGCCGATATGCCGAAAGTTAGACAAATTTTATTAAATTTACTGAGTAATGCTTCTAAATTTACTGAAAAAGGAACGATTTATTTAATTATTGAACGAACTCAGGAAAAACCCCCTATTTCAGAAGATGATGAGTTAATGTATGGATTGATTGCTAACTCTCCTCAATATCTGGTGTTTCGAGTACGAGACACAGGAATTGGGATGACAGAAGAACAATTACAACAGATTTTTAAACCGTTTATTCAAGCGGATGCTTCTACAACAAAACGTTTTGGGGGAACGGGTTTAGGACTAGCTATTAGTCAGCGTTTATGCCAAATTTTGGGGGGAGTGATTACGGTAGAAAGTCAAATTAATAAAGGTTCTATTTTTAGTGTTTGGCTACCCGTTCATGTCAAAGGATAA
- a CDS encoding YqaE/Pmp3 family membrane protein, whose translation MRLLQVILGILLPPLGVYLTVGFSSALLFNILLTLLGWLPGSIHAVWVIAKHAERQGEVERTYNT comes from the coding sequence ATGAGATTATTACAAGTTATCTTAGGAATTCTTTTGCCACCTCTTGGGGTTTATTTAACAGTTGGGTTTAGTTCAGCACTGTTATTTAATATTCTGCTTACCCTGTTAGGTTGGCTACCCGGTTCAATTCACGCGGTTTGGGTGATTGCCAAGCACGCCGAAAGACAAGGAGAAGTAGAAAGAACCTACAATACTTAA
- a CDS encoding DUF1206 domain-containing protein: MSSNRPSYTVTANRSTWIERLARLGYITKGFVYGLIGVLALMAAFGLGGQTTDTTGALQTIATQPFGQFLLVLITIGLIGYALWRWIECIQDPEHKGSDATGIFSRLGYAISGLIYAGLALTSARLVMGAGSEGGNSQQDWTAFVLAQPWGNWLVATLGAFIIGLGFYMFYKAYKTKFTQELDLRNLEPKKQNLLINICRLGIFARGIVFVIIGFFLIQAARFTNPNEVKGIDGALQTLKQQPFGKFLLTLVALGLVAYGIYMAVKAIYKRIEVD, from the coding sequence ATGAGTTCTAATCGACCTTCCTATACTGTCACTGCAAATCGTTCAACTTGGATAGAACGTTTAGCCCGCTTAGGGTATATAACGAAAGGCTTTGTTTATGGATTAATTGGAGTGTTAGCCCTAATGGCTGCCTTTGGTTTGGGCGGACAAACAACGGATACCACTGGAGCCTTACAGACAATTGCAACCCAACCTTTTGGACAATTTCTATTAGTATTAATCACGATTGGATTAATCGGATATGCCCTATGGCGATGGATTGAATGTATTCAAGATCCTGAACATAAAGGCAGCGATGCAACAGGAATTTTCAGCCGTTTAGGTTATGCGATAAGCGGATTAATTTATGCGGGATTAGCCTTAACATCGGCTCGTTTAGTGATGGGTGCAGGTAGCGAAGGTGGAAATTCCCAGCAAGATTGGACAGCGTTTGTACTCGCTCAACCTTGGGGAAATTGGCTAGTTGCCACCCTAGGAGCATTCATTATTGGCTTAGGGTTTTATATGTTTTATAAAGCCTATAAAACTAAGTTTACTCAAGAGCTAGATTTAAGGAATTTAGAACCCAAAAAGCAAAACTTATTAATTAATATTTGCCGATTAGGGATTTTTGCTAGAGGGATTGTTTTTGTTATTATTGGTTTTTTCTTGATTCAAGCCGCTCGTTTTACTAATCCCAATGAAGTTAAAGGAATTGATGGAGCTTTACAAACCTTAAAACAACAACCTTTTGGTAAATTTCTATTAACTTTAGTCGCTTTAGGTTTAGTTGCTTACGGAATTTATATGGCGGTAAAAGCCATTTATAAGCGCATTGAAGTGGATTAA
- a CDS encoding phage holin family protein — protein MMASLLTLVATALSLLVVDLVVPGVNLATFPAALIAAVAIGGVNAFIKPVISTLSLPLNFLSLGAFSFVVNGLCFWLASVLVPGFQVYGFLGFILGPVILSAVNTFLNSYFVEKYPQQFNAQEPLTK, from the coding sequence ATGATGGCATCGTTATTGACTTTGGTAGCAACGGCTCTAAGTTTATTAGTTGTTGATCTTGTTGTTCCTGGAGTAAATCTAGCCACATTTCCGGCTGCTTTAATTGCGGCAGTAGCCATTGGTGGGGTGAATGCTTTTATTAAGCCTGTGATCTCAACATTATCTCTTCCCCTGAATTTTTTAAGCTTGGGTGCTTTTTCCTTTGTTGTTAATGGTTTGTGTTTCTGGTTGGCTTCTGTATTAGTTCCTGGATTTCAGGTCTATGGTTTCTTGGGCTTTATTTTAGGCCCTGTAATTTTATCAGCCGTTAATACTTTCTTGAATAGTTATTTTGTGGAGAAATATCCCCAACAATTTAATGCTCAAGAACCCTTAACTAAATAA
- a CDS encoding tellurite resistance TerB family protein, translated as MPSPIELNSAEAFAAISLIAVAADGYITGSESQAITTTFSRMQLFSDYSGEKMRAMIDQLLNQLQEQGSDVLLKAAVEKLPKELRETAFAVVTDITLADGEITEEEDALLDNLFNVLEISESMANNIIDVMLIKNKG; from the coding sequence ATGCCAAGTCCCATTGAACTGAATTCTGCGGAAGCTTTTGCTGCGATCTCATTAATTGCAGTAGCAGCCGATGGTTATATTACCGGAAGTGAGTCCCAAGCGATAACAACAACGTTTTCACGAATGCAGCTTTTCAGTGATTATTCCGGTGAGAAAATGCGAGCTATGATTGATCAACTCCTAAATCAATTACAAGAGCAGGGATCGGATGTATTATTAAAAGCAGCCGTGGAAAAATTGCCTAAAGAATTGAGAGAAACGGCTTTTGCCGTTGTTACAGATATTACCTTAGCCGATGGAGAAATTACCGAAGAAGAAGATGCCTTGCTCGATAATCTCTTTAATGTCTTAGAGATTTCTGAAAGCATGGCAAATAACATTATTGATGTTATGTTGATCAAAAATAAAGGATGA